A part of Thermoflexus hugenholtzii JAD2 genomic DNA contains:
- the ruvC gene encoding crossover junction endodeoxyribonuclease RuvC, giving the protein MRVLGIDPGIAITGYGLVEEREGSLEALAYGDIRTPAGDPLPQRLRQLYEAICSLIEAHRPDVAAIERVFFGRNVTTAFAVGQARGVALLALAQAEIPIYEYTPADVKQALVGYGSAPKAQIQAMVRMLLHLPEIPRPDDVADALAVAICHLNHARLAALR; this is encoded by the coding sequence ATGCGGGTGCTGGGGATCGACCCGGGGATCGCGATCACCGGCTACGGACTGGTGGAGGAGCGGGAGGGGAGCCTGGAGGCCCTGGCCTATGGGGACATCCGGACGCCCGCGGGGGATCCGCTTCCCCAGCGTCTGCGCCAGCTCTATGAGGCCATCTGTTCTCTGATCGAAGCCCATCGCCCGGACGTCGCGGCCATCGAGCGGGTGTTCTTCGGGCGCAACGTCACCACCGCTTTCGCCGTCGGGCAGGCCCGCGGGGTCGCCCTCTTGGCCCTGGCCCAGGCGGAGATCCCGATCTACGAATACACCCCTGCGGACGTCAAACAGGCCCTGGTGGGATACGGGAGCGCTCCCAAGGCCCAGATCCAGGCGATGGTTCGCATGCTCCTTCACCTCCCGGAGATCCCCCGCCCGGACGACGTGGCCGACGCCCTGGCCGTAGCCATCTGTCACCTGAACCACGCCCGCCTCGCTGCCCTGCGCTGA
- a CDS encoding S8 family peptidase — MGRRWWVPIFVVLMISALGGAPRFPSLQALPPGHYVPDELLVKFAPGADPAALAHAFGFRLHHLTRLGVWVVKVPPQALEAVGTALSRHPLVEYVELNGIATAFLDPNDPYDNTTCYNSSKAGCVSQWAWGKIQAYAAWDLVTGSGTVRIAVVDTGIDNSHPDLPPVADQWDFVNNDGIAEDDNGHGTHVAGTIGALTNNGVGVAGMNWQVQLLAAKVLDASGSGTYAQVADGIVWAADHGAKVINLSLGGSIGSATLRNAVDYAWNKGAVLACAAGNSGSSAKTYPAAYTNCIAVAATDENDNKASFSNYGAKWVDVAAPGVRILSTMPDTPVYLTTQYGYFTTYDALNGTSMATPHVAGLAGLVWATGKCTANACVRQRIEANADRIPGTGRYWYWGRINAYRAVSAP, encoded by the coding sequence ATGGGGCGGCGATGGTGGGTTCCCATCTTCGTTGTTTTAATGATCAGCGCCCTGGGTGGGGCGCCCCGCTTTCCTTCCCTGCAGGCCCTTCCCCCTGGCCACTATGTCCCGGATGAGCTCTTGGTGAAATTTGCCCCCGGTGCGGATCCGGCCGCCCTGGCTCACGCCTTCGGGTTCCGCCTCCACCATCTCACCCGACTGGGGGTGTGGGTAGTAAAGGTTCCCCCTCAGGCGCTGGAGGCAGTGGGGACGGCTTTGAGCCGCCACCCGCTGGTGGAGTATGTGGAGCTGAACGGCATCGCCACAGCCTTCCTGGATCCCAACGATCCCTACGACAACACCACCTGCTACAACTCCTCGAAGGCGGGCTGCGTCTCCCAGTGGGCCTGGGGGAAGATCCAGGCGTATGCGGCGTGGGATCTGGTGACCGGCTCCGGCACCGTCCGCATTGCGGTCGTCGACACCGGGATCGATAACAGCCACCCGGACCTCCCGCCGGTGGCGGATCAGTGGGACTTTGTGAACAACGATGGCATCGCGGAGGACGACAACGGTCACGGCACCCACGTGGCCGGGACCATCGGGGCTCTGACGAACAACGGGGTCGGCGTGGCGGGGATGAACTGGCAGGTCCAGCTCCTGGCCGCCAAGGTGCTGGACGCCAGCGGCTCGGGGACTTACGCCCAGGTGGCCGATGGCATCGTCTGGGCCGCTGATCACGGCGCGAAGGTCATCAACCTGAGCCTGGGCGGCTCCATCGGCTCGGCGACGCTGCGGAACGCAGTGGACTACGCCTGGAACAAGGGGGCGGTGCTGGCATGCGCGGCAGGCAACAGCGGCTCCTCCGCCAAAACCTACCCGGCCGCTTATACGAACTGCATCGCCGTAGCGGCCACGGATGAGAACGACAACAAGGCCTCCTTCTCCAACTACGGCGCCAAATGGGTAGACGTCGCCGCGCCCGGCGTGCGCATCCTCTCCACCATGCCGGACACGCCGGTTTACCTGACCACCCAGTATGGCTACTTCACTACCTATGATGCTCTAAACGGGACCTCCATGGCGACGCCGCACGTGGCGGGGCTGGCCGGGCTGGTGTGGGCGACCGGTAAGTGCACCGCGAACGCCTGCGTGCGCCAGCGCATCGAGGCGAACGCGGATCGCATCCCGGGCACAGGCCGCTACTGGTATTGGGGGCGTATCAACGCCTACCGGGCCGTCAGCGCCCCGTAA
- a CDS encoding ABC transporter substrate-binding protein produces MSRSHRWSLWVALLLILTLLLAACAQPATPAPAKKLEIFSWWTAGGEAEGLEAMFTVYRQKYPGVEIINAAVAGGAGAQAKAVLKTRMLGGDPPDSFQVHGGAELIDTWVKTGYMEDLTDLWKSEGWMDKFPKQLIDLVSYEGKIYSVPVNVHRGNVLWYNKKIFDQYGLQPPTTFDEFFQVAEALKAKGVTPLALGDKLKWEAAHLFETVLAGVLGAEKYRGLWTGQTPWTGPEVAQAFEIFGRMLDYVNEDHAAHTWDSATQLVLDGKAAMTIMGDWSHGYFLSKGAKPGVDYGWVPAPNNKGLFMVVTDTFGLPKKAPHREQAIAWLKVCGSKEGQEAFNPKKGSICARLDCDRSKFDVYLQSSMDDFARDQLIPSEVHGSAAPEGFATAFNDIIFNFVTSRDAKAAMEALQKACVENKMCK; encoded by the coding sequence ATGTCCCGGTCCCATCGCTGGTCCCTCTGGGTAGCGCTGTTGCTGATCCTCACCCTGCTCCTGGCCGCCTGCGCCCAACCGGCCACTCCTGCCCCGGCCAAAAAGCTGGAGATTTTCTCCTGGTGGACGGCGGGCGGGGAGGCGGAAGGGCTGGAGGCGATGTTCACCGTCTATCGTCAGAAATATCCGGGCGTGGAGATCATCAACGCTGCCGTTGCCGGCGGCGCCGGCGCCCAGGCCAAAGCCGTGCTGAAGACCCGCATGCTGGGCGGCGACCCGCCGGATTCCTTCCAGGTCCACGGCGGGGCGGAGCTGATCGATACCTGGGTGAAGACCGGCTACATGGAGGACCTCACGGATTTGTGGAAGAGCGAGGGGTGGATGGACAAGTTCCCCAAGCAGCTGATCGACCTGGTCAGCTACGAGGGGAAGATCTACTCCGTCCCCGTCAACGTCCACCGGGGCAACGTCCTCTGGTATAACAAGAAGATCTTCGATCAGTATGGCCTGCAGCCTCCCACCACCTTCGATGAGTTCTTCCAGGTGGCCGAGGCCCTCAAGGCCAAGGGGGTGACCCCACTGGCCCTGGGGGACAAGCTGAAGTGGGAGGCTGCTCACCTCTTCGAGACGGTCCTCGCGGGCGTGCTGGGAGCGGAGAAATACCGGGGCCTGTGGACCGGCCAGACGCCCTGGACGGGGCCGGAGGTGGCCCAGGCCTTCGAGATCTTCGGGCGGATGCTGGATTACGTCAATGAAGACCATGCCGCCCACACCTGGGACTCGGCCACCCAGCTGGTCCTGGATGGCAAGGCGGCCATGACGATCATGGGGGACTGGTCCCACGGGTATTTCCTCTCGAAGGGAGCCAAGCCGGGCGTGGACTATGGATGGGTCCCTGCCCCGAACAACAAGGGGCTCTTCATGGTGGTGACCGACACCTTCGGCCTGCCCAAGAAGGCTCCCCATCGGGAGCAGGCCATCGCCTGGCTGAAGGTCTGCGGCTCGAAGGAGGGCCAGGAGGCCTTCAACCCCAAGAAGGGCTCCATCTGCGCCCGCCTGGACTGCGATCGCAGCAAGTTCGATGTATATCTCCAGTCCTCGATGGACGACTTCGCCCGGGACCAGCTGATCCCGAGCGAGGTCCACGGCTCGGCCGCTCCGGAGGGCTTCGCCACCGCCTTCAACGACATTATCTTTAACTTCGTGACCAGCCGGGATGCCAAGGCGGCCATGGAAGCCCTCCAGAAGGCCTGTGTGGAGAACAAGATGTGCAAGTGA
- a CDS encoding response regulator transcription factor has protein sequence MIGPILIVEDQSQEAQALSELLRWSLRPAVVAPDLRTARRRLLELRPSVIVLDLHLPDGDGLAWLKELRSRSFGWNFTILVVSGRTDPDQIAEALLAGADDYLTKPYAPQELLARIAVAERLAALRAGFRWLVAFRPPLPGPGCYTSAGILILRSPEGKDREALRLEWAYGVRHLRQADGMPLPLPDGNLLALFLSVARALEALRSFPFLWTAVLHVGSVELGWLEAPGFAAGTIIGEAVREALRLAYLAPAGMRLITEVAYAALASPPLARPWEPAARIAGLPARELPEGER, from the coding sequence ATGATCGGCCCGATCCTAATCGTAGAAGATCAATCCCAGGAGGCCCAGGCGCTCTCCGAGCTGCTGCGCTGGAGCCTCCGCCCCGCCGTGGTGGCCCCCGATCTCCGCACGGCCCGGCGACGCCTGCTGGAGCTCCGCCCCTCCGTCATCGTCCTGGATCTCCACCTCCCGGATGGGGATGGGCTGGCCTGGTTGAAGGAGTTGCGCAGCCGGTCGTTCGGCTGGAACTTCACGATCCTGGTGGTCTCCGGGCGCACGGATCCGGATCAGATCGCCGAGGCCCTGCTGGCAGGGGCGGATGACTACCTGACCAAGCCCTACGCGCCCCAGGAGCTGCTGGCCCGGATCGCGGTGGCGGAGCGCCTGGCCGCGCTGCGAGCCGGGTTCCGATGGCTGGTTGCTTTTCGACCTCCCCTGCCCGGCCCCGGGTGCTACACTTCCGCCGGGATCCTGATCCTGCGCTCCCCCGAAGGGAAAGATCGGGAAGCATTGCGGTTGGAATGGGCTTATGGCGTCCGCCATCTGCGGCAGGCGGACGGGATGCCGCTGCCCCTCCCGGACGGAAACCTCCTGGCCCTCTTCCTGAGCGTGGCCCGGGCGCTGGAGGCCCTTCGCTCCTTTCCCTTCCTCTGGACCGCCGTGCTCCACGTGGGCTCGGTGGAGCTGGGCTGGCTGGAAGCGCCCGGATTTGCCGCTGGAACCATCATCGGGGAGGCGGTTCGGGAAGCGCTCCGCCTGGCCTATCTGGCCCCAGCCGGGATGCGTCTGATCACGGAGGTGGCCTACGCCGCGCTGGCCTCACCGCCGCTTGCACGCCCATGGGAACCTGCCGCCCGCATCGCCGGGCTCCCCGCCCGAGAGCTCCCGGAGGGCGAACGGTAG
- a CDS encoding YebC/PmpR family DNA-binding transcriptional regulator produces MAGHSKWANIKHRKAAMDAKRGQLFSRLTRELIVAAREGGPDPEINLRLRLAIERARAANMPKENIERAIRRGAGLEKGAEQFEELLYEGYGPHGVAILVRVLTDNRNRTVAELRRIFSRHGGSLAESGAVMWNFEKKGYIAIRPDGQDPERIFEMAIEAGAEDVEISEDLVEIYTAPEDLQAVRQALMAAGLTIDNAEVTMRPKTRVALDDHATMAVMSLVDALEELDDVQQVYSNLEISDELIRKYEAQAA; encoded by the coding sequence ATGGCAGGGCACAGCAAGTGGGCGAACATCAAACATCGCAAGGCGGCCATGGACGCCAAGCGCGGGCAGCTCTTCAGCCGTCTGACCCGCGAGCTGATCGTCGCAGCCCGGGAGGGAGGGCCTGACCCGGAGATCAACCTGCGCCTGCGGCTGGCCATCGAACGGGCCCGGGCGGCGAACATGCCCAAGGAGAACATCGAGCGGGCCATCCGGCGCGGCGCCGGCCTGGAGAAGGGAGCGGAGCAATTCGAGGAGCTGCTCTACGAAGGCTACGGCCCCCATGGGGTGGCTATCCTCGTGCGGGTGCTGACAGACAACCGGAACCGCACGGTGGCCGAGCTCCGCCGCATCTTCTCCCGCCACGGGGGGAGCCTGGCGGAATCGGGCGCGGTGATGTGGAACTTCGAAAAGAAAGGCTACATCGCCATCCGCCCCGATGGCCAGGACCCCGAGCGCATCTTCGAGATGGCCATTGAGGCGGGCGCGGAGGACGTGGAGATCAGCGAGGACCTGGTGGAGATCTACACCGCCCCGGAGGACCTCCAGGCTGTGCGCCAGGCCCTGATGGCGGCCGGCCTCACCATCGACAACGCTGAGGTCACCATGCGGCCCAAAACCCGGGTGGCCCTGGACGATCACGCCACCATGGCCGTGATGTCCCTGGTGGACGCCCTGGAGGAGCTGGACGATGTCCAGCAGGTCTACTCCAACCTGGAGATCTCCGACGAGCTGATCCGTAAATATGAGGCACAGGCCGCGTGA
- a CDS encoding citrate/2-methylcitrate synthase, with the protein MTTTAAPQEVKYIGKPGEVSFAKGLEGVIVAESVKSYVDGIAGRLIYHGIPIEVLAEKSTFEETAFLLLYDKLPTEDELDVYKMRLRQYREIPDEVYDFISRAGRRYNFHPMSVLRTAISMLAAFDDSAEEDTMIAHEREAIKLTSRIATVVAAIGRARKGLPPVHPRPDLSHAANFLYMLFGEEPDPFYARVMDVILILHADHECNASTFTVRAITSTLSDMYSAVVGGIAALKGPLHGGANEEVMHMLHEIGEVENAEAWVLRALARKKKIPGFGHRVYKTYDPRAHILKQYALEVTRRAGTEKWLRMAEVIERVMIERLGQKGIQPNVDFYSGIVMASMGIETALFTPIFAVGRIAGWVAHALEQRKDNRIYRPRFFYVGPEHMEYIPIEERG; encoded by the coding sequence ATGACCACGACAGCAGCCCCCCAGGAAGTGAAGTATATCGGGAAGCCGGGCGAGGTCTCCTTCGCCAAGGGCCTGGAAGGCGTGATCGTCGCGGAGTCGGTGAAAAGCTACGTGGACGGAATCGCCGGCCGCCTGATCTATCACGGGATCCCCATTGAGGTCCTCGCCGAGAAGTCCACCTTCGAAGAGACCGCCTTCCTCCTCCTCTACGACAAGCTCCCCACCGAGGACGAGCTGGATGTCTACAAGATGCGCCTCCGCCAGTATCGGGAGATCCCGGACGAGGTCTATGACTTCATCTCCCGGGCCGGGCGTCGCTACAACTTCCATCCGATGTCGGTGTTGCGCACGGCCATCTCTATGCTGGCGGCCTTCGACGACTCCGCGGAAGAGGACACGATGATCGCCCACGAGCGGGAGGCCATCAAGCTGACCTCCCGCATCGCCACCGTGGTGGCCGCCATCGGGCGCGCCCGCAAGGGCCTCCCCCCGGTTCATCCCCGCCCCGACCTGAGCCACGCCGCCAATTTCCTTTACATGCTCTTTGGGGAGGAGCCGGACCCCTTCTACGCCCGGGTGATGGACGTCATCCTCATCCTCCACGCGGATCACGAGTGCAACGCCTCCACCTTCACCGTGCGGGCCATCACCTCCACCCTGAGCGACATGTATTCGGCCGTGGTGGGAGGCATCGCCGCCCTCAAGGGTCCGCTCCATGGGGGCGCGAACGAGGAAGTGATGCACATGCTTCATGAGATCGGGGAGGTGGAGAACGCGGAGGCGTGGGTGCTCCGGGCCCTGGCCCGCAAGAAGAAGATCCCCGGCTTCGGCCATCGCGTCTACAAGACCTATGACCCCCGGGCGCACATCCTCAAGCAGTATGCCCTGGAGGTCACCCGGCGGGCCGGCACGGAGAAGTGGCTGCGGATGGCGGAGGTGATCGAGCGGGTGATGATCGAGCGGCTGGGCCAGAAGGGCATCCAGCCCAACGTGGACTTCTACTCGGGCATCGTGATGGCCTCCATGGGCATTGAGACCGCCCTCTTCACCCCGATCTTCGCCGTGGGGCGCATCGCCGGCTGGGTGGCCCACGCCCTGGAACAGCGGAAGGACAACCGCATCTACCGACCGCGCTTCTTCTACGTCGGCCCCGAGCACATGGAATACATCCCCATCGAGGAGCGCGGCTAA
- a CDS encoding YraN family protein, translating into MRTHRASRRALGTAAEAFVAAHLEAQGYRIRARNWRCPFGEIDLIAEGEGWLLFIEVRARRNDRFGRPEESLSPRKRRRLQQTALAYLGQLEGPEPRWRVDLAAVSLDPRGRPMEVSFIENILE; encoded by the coding sequence ATGAGGACCCACCGGGCCTCTCGACGCGCCCTCGGGACGGCGGCGGAGGCATTCGTGGCCGCCCATCTGGAGGCTCAAGGATACCGCATCCGGGCCCGGAACTGGCGCTGCCCATTCGGGGAGATCGATCTGATCGCCGAGGGAGAGGGCTGGCTGCTTTTCATCGAGGTCCGCGCCCGGCGCAACGACCGCTTCGGACGGCCGGAGGAGAGCCTGAGCCCGCGCAAGCGCCGGCGCTTGCAGCAGACAGCCCTGGCCTATCTGGGCCAGCTGGAAGGCCCGGAGCCCCGCTGGCGGGTGGATCTGGCCGCTGTGTCCCTGGACCCTCGGGGTCGGCCCATGGAGGTCTCCTTCATCGAGAACATCCTGGAGTAG
- the ruvA gene encoding Holliday junction branch migration protein RuvA, with the protein MLVQVRGIVEAIGKDWVRLDLNGLGLQVYVPPSVLAQARRGEPLTLHTTLLARVEGHGITFTLYGFAEEEERELFEQLLTVNGVGPRAALALLSLSAPTLRAAIAQEQVEILRRVPGIGPKTARSIILHLKDRIGAVPAPGAPAARSDDTEIIAALTALGYSVVEAQAALSQVPPDPNLPLEEKIRLALSYFARRPGR; encoded by the coding sequence ATGCTTGTTCAGGTGCGGGGGATCGTGGAAGCCATCGGCAAGGATTGGGTCCGGCTGGATCTGAACGGCCTGGGGCTGCAGGTATATGTGCCTCCCAGCGTGTTGGCGCAGGCGCGTCGAGGGGAGCCCCTCACGCTGCACACCACCTTGCTGGCCCGGGTGGAGGGCCACGGCATCACGTTCACCCTCTATGGGTTCGCCGAGGAGGAGGAGCGAGAGCTTTTCGAGCAGCTGCTCACGGTGAACGGGGTGGGGCCGCGGGCGGCCCTGGCCCTCCTGAGCCTCTCCGCTCCGACGTTGCGGGCCGCCATCGCCCAGGAGCAGGTGGAGATCCTGCGGAGGGTCCCCGGCATCGGCCCCAAGACCGCCCGCTCCATCATCCTGCATCTCAAAGATCGAATCGGCGCGGTCCCGGCTCCCGGGGCCCCGGCCGCGCGCTCTGACGACACGGAGATCATCGCGGCCCTTACCGCCCTGGGCTACAGCGTGGTGGAAGCCCAGGCCGCCCTCTCCCAGGTTCCACCGGATCCGAACCTGCCCCTGGAGGAGAAGATCCGCCTCGCCCTGAGTTACTTCGCCCGCCGGCCGGGACGGTAG
- the thpR gene encoding RNA 2',3'-cyclic phosphodiesterase: protein MVAVRAFIAVELPDSLQQQLAEVQRRLRQELRDLPIRWVRPESIHLTLKFLGMVPAPQIDEIIAALRGLTLERGPFMFIVEGLGCFPDPRHPRVIWVGVSDPTRALAGFQRLVEASMQKLGYPPEDRPYQPHLTLARVSRDATPVHHRQIAEVIARTPVGQLGEVRVEEITLMRSDLHPEGAIYTPLIRLPLRGKGNPD, encoded by the coding sequence ATGGTGGCGGTGCGCGCTTTCATCGCGGTGGAGCTGCCCGATTCGCTCCAGCAGCAGCTGGCGGAGGTGCAGCGTCGCCTGCGCCAGGAGCTCCGGGATCTCCCGATCCGCTGGGTGCGTCCGGAGAGCATCCATCTCACCCTGAAATTCTTGGGAATGGTCCCCGCCCCTCAGATCGATGAGATCATCGCGGCGCTGCGGGGGCTGACCCTGGAGCGCGGGCCTTTCATGTTCATAGTGGAAGGGCTCGGGTGCTTCCCGGATCCTCGCCATCCCCGGGTGATCTGGGTGGGGGTGTCCGATCCCACGCGGGCGCTGGCGGGCTTTCAGCGCTTGGTGGAGGCCAGCATGCAGAAGCTGGGGTATCCCCCGGAGGATCGGCCGTATCAGCCCCATCTCACGCTGGCCCGGGTGAGCCGGGATGCCACCCCTGTCCATCATCGGCAGATCGCGGAGGTGATCGCGCGAACCCCCGTGGGACAACTGGGGGAGGTGCGGGTGGAGGAGATCACCCTGATGCGCAGCGACCTCCATCCAGAGGGGGCGATCTACACCCCCCTCATCCGCCTTCCGTTGCGCGGGAAGGGGAACCCCGATTGA
- a CDS encoding phosphoglycerate kinase produces MNKMTVRDVDVRGRRVLVRVDFNVPIADGKVTDDTRIRATLPTLQYLLDQGAALIVMSHLGRPKKPDPAFSLRPVAERLSELLGRPVQMAPDCVGPEVEAMAAALQPGQVLLLENLRFHPEEEKNDPEFASRLARLGDLCVNDAFGAAHRAHASVEAIARFIPVVAGFLMEKEIRYLSQALTNPGRPFVAILGGAKISDKIGVIESLLARADRVLIGGGMANTFLKAMGYRVGDSLVEDEALETARRLLQEGGERLMLPVDVVIADAFAPDARARVVPVDQVPDGWRILDIGPQTVARYAEEIRRAAFIVWNGPMGVFEFPRFAEGTFAIARAVAESGAVSIVGGGDSVAAVHAAGVADRITHISTGGGASLEFLEGRTLPGIAALADRPSSS; encoded by the coding sequence ATGAACAAGATGACGGTGCGAGATGTCGATGTTCGCGGGCGCCGGGTCCTGGTCCGCGTGGATTTCAACGTGCCCATCGCCGACGGGAAGGTGACCGACGACACGCGGATCCGGGCGACCCTGCCCACGCTGCAGTATCTCCTCGACCAGGGCGCGGCCCTCATCGTGATGTCGCACCTGGGCCGCCCGAAGAAGCCCGACCCGGCCTTCAGCCTTCGCCCGGTGGCCGAGCGCCTGAGCGAGCTGCTGGGCCGCCCGGTCCAGATGGCCCCCGACTGCGTGGGCCCGGAGGTGGAGGCGATGGCTGCGGCCCTGCAGCCCGGCCAGGTGCTGTTGCTGGAGAACCTCCGGTTCCATCCGGAAGAGGAAAAGAACGACCCCGAGTTCGCCAGCCGGCTGGCCCGCCTGGGGGATCTGTGCGTGAACGACGCCTTCGGCGCAGCCCATCGCGCCCACGCCTCGGTCGAAGCCATCGCCCGTTTCATCCCAGTCGTCGCCGGCTTCCTCATGGAGAAAGAGATCCGTTACCTGAGCCAGGCCCTCACGAACCCGGGCCGGCCTTTTGTGGCGATCCTCGGGGGGGCCAAGATCTCCGATAAGATCGGGGTCATCGAGAGCCTGCTCGCCCGGGCGGATCGCGTGCTCATCGGCGGTGGGATGGCCAACACCTTCTTGAAGGCCATGGGCTACCGGGTGGGCGATTCGCTGGTGGAGGACGAGGCCCTGGAGACCGCCCGGCGCCTCCTCCAGGAAGGCGGGGAACGCCTGATGCTGCCGGTGGATGTGGTGATCGCTGACGCGTTCGCCCCGGATGCCCGGGCCCGGGTGGTGCCGGTGGATCAGGTGCCGGACGGATGGCGGATCCTGGACATCGGGCCGCAGACCGTGGCCCGCTATGCCGAGGAGATCCGGCGGGCCGCCTTCATCGTCTGGAACGGGCCCATGGGGGTCTTCGAGTTCCCGCGCTTCGCTGAGGGGACCTTCGCCATCGCTCGGGCCGTGGCGGAGAGCGGGGCGGTCAGCATTGTGGGCGGTGGAGACTCGGTAGCGGCCGTGCACGCCGCCGGCGTCGCGGATCGCATCACCCACATCTCCACCGGTGGAGGGGCCAGCCTGGAGTTCCTGGAGGGCCGCACCCTCCCCGGGATCGCCGCCCTCGCCGATCGCCCGTCCTCCTCGTAA